The Peribacillus sp. FSL E2-0218 genome contains a region encoding:
- a CDS encoding MarR family transcriptional regulator, producing the protein MNSKVSLLNQYWTDIYFHLHYLHKEKISHQVVRILQLIDKQEQIGVNGVASFIQVSHNTASEHVKRMIEKNYVIKGRDPLDDRKVILRLTDFGKEVLHRNTSLDEEKLEQVLSQLSDDEKNLVEQALKVLSERAKQCM; encoded by the coding sequence GTGAACAGTAAAGTTTCACTATTAAACCAATATTGGACGGATATTTATTTTCATTTACATTATCTCCATAAAGAAAAGATCTCACATCAAGTGGTCCGTATTCTTCAACTTATAGATAAACAGGAACAAATAGGAGTAAATGGGGTCGCTTCATTCATACAAGTCTCTCATAATACTGCCTCGGAACACGTTAAAAGAATGATTGAAAAGAACTATGTAATAAAGGGGAGAGATCCTCTTGATGATAGAAAAGTAATTCTTCGTCTAACCGATTTTGGTAAAGAAGTTTTACATAGAAATACGAGTCTAGATGAAGAAAAATTAGAACAGGTGTTGAGTCAACTAAGTGACGATGAAAAAAATTTAGTAGAACAAGCCCTAAA